Proteins from a genomic interval of Mesobacillus sp. S13:
- a CDS encoding CBO0543 family protein: MKDRTILNLLTAFGILGSLFFLSRKKRNIKDWILIFFIKTFVSTIFDGPLIKAKYMQYPHRYLPKLFDSNIVFLYILFPLSCVMYNQFTDKMKPLKTILSVFLFSGPMTLVENWLEKNTKLVKYSKGWNGYITFSVLSFTFLLVKGCINGIRFLEKEARNP; this comes from the coding sequence ATGAAGGACAGGACAATATTAAATTTACTGACCGCATTCGGAATATTGGGAAGCCTATTTTTTTTATCACGCAAGAAGAGAAATATAAAGGACTGGATCCTTATCTTTTTTATAAAAACATTTGTTTCTACAATATTTGATGGACCGCTGATCAAAGCTAAATATATGCAATATCCACATCGCTATCTTCCTAAATTATTTGATTCAAATATTGTATTTCTTTACATATTATTTCCCTTATCATGTGTCATGTACAATCAATTCACCGATAAAATGAAACCATTGAAAACTATTTTAAGCGTTTTTCTTTTTAGCGGGCCAATGACACTCGTTGAGAATTGGCTCGAAAAAAATACAAAGTTAGTGAAATATAGTAAGGGCTGGAATGGCTATATAACATTTAGTGTTCTTTCGTTTACATTTTTACTTGTTAAAGGATGTATCAATGGGATTAGATTTTTAGAAAAAGAAGCTCGTAATCCTTAA
- a CDS encoding VOC family protein, whose translation MGRLVHFEIHVDNMDRAKKFYGEVFGWTFEDYSEYAGMPYFGAVTGGEDEPGINGALMQRQGPPPEANQPLNGYACTMGVEDYDATETKILNNGGVVALPKYALPGMAWQGYYKDTEGNIFGIHQPDVNAK comes from the coding sequence ATGGGTAGATTAGTACATTTTGAAATACATGTAGATAACATGGATCGTGCAAAAAAGTTTTATGGTGAAGTATTTGGATGGACATTTGAAGATTACAGCGAATACGCTGGCATGCCCTATTTTGGGGCGGTGACTGGTGGTGAGGATGAGCCTGGAATCAACGGGGCTTTAATGCAACGTCAAGGTCCTCCTCCAGAAGCAAACCAGCCTTTAAATGGATATGCCTGTACAATGGGCGTAGAAGATTACGATGCGACGGAAACAAAGATCCTTAACAATGGCGGCGTAGTAGCATTGCCTAAATATGCTCTGCCTGGCATGGCGTGGCAGGGGTACTATAAAGATACAGAAGGAAATATCTTTGGCATTCATCAACCAGATGTAAATGCGAAATAG
- a CDS encoding toast rack family protein, which produces MKKVMGFGVAAVSAVLLLSGCNNMIFANSASDNEVVVEKDSAKKLEVVLNFGAGKMDVADGADEWVNGNAIYEPEKMKPEVSYDLDGKLGKVEISQPDYFKIGKMKNEWDLKLNEDVPLDLVVNAGASDTNLDLKGLQLSNLEVNAGVGEITVDLGGDWKESFDGRISSGVGQMTVILPKDIGVRVSVDKGIGSASFEDLISKGNGTYVNEAYEDAKIKIDLDADIGVGEVTFKTEK; this is translated from the coding sequence ATGAAAAAAGTGATGGGTTTTGGTGTAGCGGCAGTGTCTGCGGTTTTATTGTTGTCAGGTTGCAATAATATGATTTTTGCGAATAGCGCTAGTGATAATGAAGTCGTTGTTGAGAAGGACAGTGCCAAGAAGCTTGAGGTTGTTCTGAATTTTGGAGCCGGTAAAATGGATGTGGCGGACGGTGCGGATGAATGGGTTAACGGAAACGCAATCTATGAGCCGGAAAAAATGAAACCTGAAGTTTCCTATGACCTTGACGGGAAGCTTGGCAAGGTGGAGATTTCTCAGCCGGACTATTTTAAAATTGGCAAGATGAAGAATGAATGGGATCTGAAGCTGAATGAGGATGTTCCACTTGACCTTGTCGTAAATGCCGGGGCATCAGACACCAATCTTGACCTGAAGGGATTGCAGCTTTCAAACCTTGAAGTGAACGCAGGGGTTGGTGAAATAACCGTTGATCTCGGAGGAGATTGGAAAGAAAGTTTTGATGGGCGGATTTCATCTGGAGTAGGGCAAATGACCGTTATTCTTCCTAAGGATATTGGAGTAAGAGTCAGCGTAGATAAAGGAATCGGCTCAGCATCATTTGAAGATTTGATTTCAAAAGGTAATGGAACTTATGTAAATGAAGCTTACGAAGATGCAAAAATAAAGATCGATCTGGACGCCGACATTGGCGTTGGTGAAGTAACGTTTAAAACGGAGAAATAA
- a CDS encoding GNAT family N-acetyltransferase produces MMAITYELVPEEQLSIVKNLCNELMVYQKSLATVRPELFDGMSFETRMVPSVKNAKANQIIAAMDGDEVVGYVYSNVSPKEVYSNEFATFFDMDSVKGNDVGCLSQFYIKDGYRSMGIGSVLYEKSKEWLDSQHDVHDQFIYVSNGNDSALSFYKSKGFKISHQILDGFITVLRNT; encoded by the coding sequence ATGATGGCAATTACTTATGAGCTTGTACCTGAAGAGCAGCTTAGCATTGTGAAAAATCTCTGCAACGAGTTGATGGTCTATCAGAAATCATTAGCGACGGTTCGTCCTGAGCTTTTTGACGGCATGAGCTTTGAAACGAGAATGGTCCCTTCTGTAAAAAATGCAAAAGCGAATCAGATCATTGCCGCAATGGATGGCGATGAAGTTGTGGGATACGTGTATAGCAATGTTTCCCCGAAGGAAGTGTATTCCAACGAGTTTGCTACTTTCTTTGACATGGACTCGGTTAAAGGGAATGATGTCGGCTGCCTTTCGCAGTTCTATATCAAAGACGGGTACCGCAGCATGGGCATTGGTTCAGTCCTTTATGAAAAATCAAAGGAATGGCTCGACTCCCAACATGATGTTCATGACCAGTTTATCTATGTATCCAATGGGAATGATTCTGCCCTTTCTTTTTACAAAAGTAAAGGGTTTAAAATTAGCCATCAAATTTTGGATGGGTTCATCACTGTTCTTAGGAACACATAA
- a CDS encoding transporter suffix domain-containing protein: METKSKATKPLVYRIGMILIIASFIVWVMPLGIPFLPISGKMKAFSITSALVMAEVLFWVGALMVGKEAARKIRTAINLKNWKKRRNEGKQEDGE, encoded by the coding sequence ATGGAGACGAAATCAAAAGCAACGAAACCCTTGGTATATAGAATAGGAATGATCTTGATCATAGCATCTTTTATCGTTTGGGTGATGCCTCTTGGAATTCCCTTTTTGCCCATTTCAGGAAAAATGAAAGCATTCAGTATCACAAGTGCTCTCGTCATGGCAGAGGTTTTATTCTGGGTCGGTGCTTTAATGGTAGGGAAAGAAGCAGCGAGAAAAATAAGGACAGCTATTAACCTGAAAAACTGGAAGAAAAGAAGGAATGAAGGCAAGCAAGAGGATGGAGAGTAA